From the Saccharomonospora marina XMU15 genome, the window GGCTCAACGGTGACCAGATCAGGCAGCGGCTGGCCGAAGCCAGGTTGTACCTGTGTACCGACGCTCGCCGCGATCGTGGCGATCTCGCCGAGTTCGCCGACGCGGCGCTGGCGGGTGGGGTCGACATCATCCAACTCCGGGACAAGAACGACGGCACGCTCGAGGCAGGCGAAGAGATCGAGGCGCTGGAGGTGCTGGCGCGGGCGTGCGCGAAGCACGGCGCCCTGCTCTCGGTGAACGACCGCGCCGACATCGCGCTCGCCGTCCAGGCCGATGTCCTGCATCTGGGGCAGGACGACCTCCCGGTGTCGGTGGCACGGCGGATTCTCGGCGACGATCCGGTGATCGGCAGGTCGACGCACTCGCTGGAAGAGGCTCGCCTTGCGGCCACCGAGGACGGCGTGGACTACTTCTGTGTGGGGCCGTGCTGGCCGACCCCGACCAAACCGGGCAGGCCCGCGCCAGGACTGGAACTGATCCGAGCCGTAGCGCAAGGGATCGACACGACCCGCCCGTGGTTCGCGATCGGTGGTATCGACGAGCGGCGCGTCGGTGAGGTGGTGGCGGCGGGCGCCCGACGTGCGGTGGTGGTGCGGGCGATCACCGAAGCGGAGGACCCGGCTGCGGCCGCGACCGCCTTGCGACAAGCGCTCCAGCCCGACAGCAGGTGACTGTGCTTTCCGATGATCAACCTGGCGCGGCCGCCAAGGTGGCCACGCCAGGTTGAGCCAGGTAGTTCAGCGCGCTCGCACCTGCGACAGCCTCCTACTGACGAGTCTGCGGCGATCAGGACGTGGTCGGGAGTCCCTGGCCGCCCGGCACCGGCGCGTCGCCGGGGTCGGGCACCGAGTCGTCCGACGGCGCGGTGGGCGGTGGCTGTTGCTGCTCTCGCGTGGTCGATTCGGTCGGCTCCGTCGTGGTCGTGCTGTCCTCGGTCGGGGAGGTCTCCGTCGAGCCAGGCTCCGACCCCTCTGTCACCGACGGCGAAGGTGTGCTGTCCGGGTCCTGCTGGTCCTGCTCGTCCTGCCCCGGCTGGCCTGCCCCTCCGCCGACCAGCCTGCTCACCGTGGTGGCACCCTCGCCTGACAGCGACTTGCCCGTGACGCCCTCAAAACCGGTGATCAGCGCCATCCCGATCACGAAGGCGACGACGCTGGTGCCGAGCAGCCACGGCCAGCGTCGTTTCCACCACTGCTTGTGTTCCTCCGGCTGCTGTGGCTCTCCTCCGGGGTCGGGCAGCGGCGCGGCGGGCTGGGTCGGCTGTTCGGTCGGCGGCACCTCGGCATGCTCGGCCCGCTCGGAGTTGCCGCGCTTGTGGGGCAACCTCGCGCCTGCCTCGGTGAGTGCGCGAGCGGCCACCCGGGTGCGCTCCATGGAGCGCAGGAACAGTTCGCTGCCCACCGTGAAGACGACACTGAACAGTCCAGCACCGAGCACCGTTCCGTAGACCCCGAGGGTCGAGCCAAGAAACGCGGCCGCGGTGGCCGCCAGTCCCGCCGCGATCACCTGTACCGGTCTGAGCCCCTGCTTCTCGGGCTGCTCCTCGGTCTTCGTCTCCTTCTCCCCGACCATGATCTCGATTCACTCGCGTTCGCCGGTCTCGGTATGGCAACGACAAGCACGTCCGGAACGCTCCCGACGTTGCCTGAAGTGAGCACTGCCACCACGTCTGATGTGGACTCCAGGGCCTGCCTGCGGCGGCAGGCCACGGCGGCCGACCCGGTGTCCCGGGCTCGGCACCCGTTCGTGCGACAGCATCGGCTACCCCGGATGTGGCACCCACGAACGTGTCGTTCGCGCCACGCCCGCGGGTGTCCGGCCGCGAGTGAGTTCGAGTTCCGCCGAGGGCCAGGGGTCACGGCCGGGTCAGCGTCGTGACGAACTTGTACCGGTCACCACGGTAGATGGAGCGAACGAACTCCACCGGCTTGCCGTCCGAGGCGAACGTCTGCCTGGACAGCAACAGCACCGGCATCCCGACGTCGGCCCCGAGCAACTCCGCCTCCTGCGGACCCGCCAGCGATGTCTCGATGGTCTCCTCCGCACGTTCCAGCTCCACGCCGTAGCGCTCCCGCAACGCCTCGTACAGGGAACCGCCCTCCGCGATCTGCTTGCGGATGCCACGGAACCTGGCCAGTGGCAGGTGCGTGGTCTCCAGCGCCATGGGCTCGTCGTCGGCGAGCCGCAGCCTGCGCAGCTTGAGCACCTTGGCACCGGTACGGATACCGAGCAGCTTCGGAAGATCGCCTTCGGCGACGATCTCCTCGATCTCCAGCAACTGCGAGGAGGGCTCCCTGCCCTGCGCCCGCATGTCCTCGGTGTAGGAGGACAACTGCAGCCGTTGCGCCATCTTCGGCTCGGCCGCGAACGTGCCCTTGCCCTGCACCCGGTGAAGCCTGCCCTCTGCCGTGAGATCCGCCAGCGCTTGGCGCACAGTGGTGCGGGAGACGTGAAAATCCCCCGCGAGCGAACGCTCGGTGGGGATAGGAGATCCCGCTGGCATCGACTCCAGCAGATCGAGCAGATGCTGCTTCAGCGACCAGTACTTGGGCTCGCGCTGGCCGCGGGTGCTCGCAACTGCCTCCAACATGACCGACTCCCTCACTGAATAGGTACCCACCTACCGTGGAAAGTACCCTTCGAATACTACGTTGAACGTGCTTACTATTGGTCTAGACCGCAGCCTGACCGAGTCGGGTGACCCGGATGGCCGACCGGAGGGACCACCGTGAAAGAGGGCAGAACCGGCGAGCGAATGACGGCGGAGATCAATGAGCAACCCGAGGTGCTCGCCGGACTGGTCGAGACGAGGGCCGAGATCGCCACCGTGGCACGTTCGATCACCGAGCGTTCGCCGCGGTTCGCCCTGCTGATTGCCCGCGGTTCCAGCGACCATGCGGCGCTGTACGCGAAGTACCTCATCGAGATCCTGCTGGGTCTGCCCGCCGGGCTCGCGTCGCCGTCGACGACGACGCTGTACGACGCGCGCCCCGACCTGCGAGACGTGCTGGTGGTCACCGTGAGCCAGAGCGGCAGCTCTCCCGACCTGCTCGAGGCCACGGCCTCGGCCAAGGCGGGTGGCGCGCTGACACTCGCGGTGACCAACACGCCAGCTTCAGCCCTGCACGACGTCGCGGAGTTCTCCGTGCAGATCAGGGCGGGACAGGAACTGGCCGTGGCCGCCACCAAGACGTACTCCGCCACCCTGCTGGCCCTCTACCTGCTGGTCGACGCGGCACGAGGGGGAAGTGGTGAGCACGTGCGTGACATCGGCGAGTTGGCACGGCAGGCACTGCGGGAATCATCGGAAGGAGTGGAACGGGCAGTGGAGCGTTACCGCTTCGCCGACCGTCTGATCACAACGGCCAGAGGCTACTCCTTCGCCACCGCGCTGGAGGCCGCGCTCAAGCTCACCGAGACCAGCTACCTCGCCACCCGCGCCTACAGCGGTGCCGACCTGCTGCACGGGCCGGTCGCCGCCATCGACACCGATACCGCCGTGCTGGCGGTGACGAGCGAGGGCAAGGGCGGCGGCGCGATGTGGGATGTACTCGACGCGGTCTCCGGGCGCGGTGCCGACGTGCTCACGGTGGGCTCCGCAGCGGCCAGCGTGCCCGCGTCGCTTTCCATCCCGTTGCCGGAGACGGCTGAGGAGATCGCCCCCATCCTGGAGGTGCTGCCGGTACAGCGGCTCGCACTGGGCCTCGCACTGGCGAGAGGGTTCGATCCGGACCGGCCGCGCGGCCTGCACAAAGTGACGAG encodes:
- the thiE gene encoding thiamine phosphate synthase translates to MPGLNGDQIRQRLAEARLYLCTDARRDRGDLAEFADAALAGGVDIIQLRDKNDGTLEAGEEIEALEVLARACAKHGALLSVNDRADIALAVQADVLHLGQDDLPVSVARRILGDDPVIGRSTHSLEEARLAATEDGVDYFCVGPCWPTPTKPGRPAPGLELIRAVAQGIDTTRPWFAIGGIDERRVGEVVAAGARRAVVVRAITEAEDPAAAATALRQALQPDSR
- a CDS encoding GntR family transcriptional regulator; the encoded protein is MLEAVASTRGQREPKYWSLKQHLLDLLESMPAGSPIPTERSLAGDFHVSRTTVRQALADLTAEGRLHRVQGKGTFAAEPKMAQRLQLSSYTEDMRAQGREPSSQLLEIEEIVAEGDLPKLLGIRTGAKVLKLRRLRLADDEPMALETTHLPLARFRGIRKQIAEGGSLYEALRERYGVELERAEETIETSLAGPQEAELLGADVGMPVLLLSRQTFASDGKPVEFVRSIYRGDRYKFVTTLTRP
- a CDS encoding SIS domain-containing protein → MTAEINEQPEVLAGLVETRAEIATVARSITERSPRFALLIARGSSDHAALYAKYLIEILLGLPAGLASPSTTTLYDARPDLRDVLVVTVSQSGSSPDLLEATASAKAGGALTLAVTNTPASALHDVAEFSVQIRAGQELAVAATKTYSATLLALYLLVDAARGGSGEHVRDIGELARQALRESSEGVERAVERYRFADRLITTARGYSFATALEAALKLTETSYLATRAYSGADLLHGPVAAIDTDTAVLAVTSEGKGGGAMWDVLDAVSGRGADVLTVGSAAASVPASLSIPLPETAEEIAPILEVLPVQRLALGLALARGFDPDRPRGLHKVTRTR